Part of the Streptomyces sp. NBC_01264 genome, GGGCACGGCCCGTTCCCGGTCCTCCAGGTCCAGTACGTCCTTCACGTGCAGGTAGCCCATGAAGGCACCGCTCTCGGCGCGGACGGGGAACCGGGAGTACCCGGTGCGGACCGTCAGCTGCTCGATCTGGCGCGGGGTGACGGCCGGGCCGACCGTGACCAGCCGGTCCGGGGCGAGGAGGACGTCGGTGACCGGGCGGCTGCCCAGCTCCAGCGCGTCCTCCAGGCGCTCCTGTTCCACCGGCTCCAGCAGACCGGCCTGCCGGGAGTCCTTGAGCAGGCGGCCGAGCTGGGCCGAGGTGTAGACGGCCTCGACCTCGTCCTTGGGCTCCACCTTGAAGAGCCGCAGGATCAGCGTGGCGCAGGCGCCCAGCGCCGTGGTGACCGGTCCGCAGACCCGGGCGAAGGCGACCAGGCCCGGGCTGAACCACAGGGCCGTCCTCTCGGGGGCGGCCATGGCGAGGTTCTTGGGGACCATCTCGCCGATGACCAGGTGCAGGAAGATCACCGCGGTGAGGGCCACCGCGTAGCCCAGCGGGTGGATCAGGCCCTCGGGCACGTGGGCGGCGTGGAAGACGGGCTCCAGGAGCCGGGCCACGGTGGGTTCGGCCACGGCGCCGAGGGTGAGCGAGCACATGGTGATGCCGAACTGCGCGGCGGCCATCATGCGCGGCAGGTTCTCCAGGCCGTGGAGCACCTGGCGGGCCCGCTTGGAGCCGGCGGCCAGGGGTTCGATCTGGCTGCGGCGTACGGAGACGAGCGCGAACTCGGCGCCGACGAAGAAGCCGTTGGCCAGGACGAGGAGCAGGGCGAACAGCAGTTGGAGCGCGTTCACCGGCCACCCACCTGCGCCAGCTCTGCAGGGGCGGGTACCGAACCGAGCCGGTCGGGGCCGAGCCCGTCGGGAGCGGTGCGCACGAGGCGGACCCGCTCCGCGCGGTAGCGGCGGACCTGGCGCACGGAGAGCTTCCAGCCGGGTAGTTCGGCGCGGTCCCCGGGGGCAGGGATGCGGCCGAGCAGGTCGGCGACGAGTCCGGCGACGGTCTCGTACGGGCCTTCGGGGACCTCCAGGCCTATGCGGCGCAGGGTCTGCACGCGGCAGCTCCCGTCGGCCTCCCAGGAGGGGCGGCCGTCCTCGGCGGGCACGGCGGCCAGTTCGGGGCTGCCGTCCTCCGCGAGGTCGTGCTCGTCGCGGACTTCGCCGACGAGCTCCTCCACGATGTCCTCCAGGGTGACGACGCCGGCGGTGCCGCCGTACTCGTCGACGACCACGGCCATGGGCTGTTCGCTGCGCAGCCGTTCCAGCAGCGGCTGCACCGGCAGGGAGCCGGGCACCAGCAGCGGGGCCACGCAGATCCCGCTGACGCTGGTGCGGGCGCGCTCGGCTTCGGGCACGGCGAGGGCGTCCTTGAGGTGGACGACCCCGGTGATCTCGTCGATGCGCTCGCGGTAGACGGGGAAGCGGGACAGGCCCGTGGCGCGGGTCAGGTTCAGCACGTCGGCCGCGGTGGCCGTGTGCTGGAGGGCGCTGACCTTGACCCGGGGGGTCATGACCAGCTGCGCCGTGAGCTCGCCCAGCGAGATGGTCCGTACGAAGAGGTCGGCGGTGTCCTGTTCCAGGGCGCCGGCCTGGGCCGAATGGCGGACCAGGGAGACCAGTTCGCCGGGGGTCCGGGCGGAGGCCATCTCCTCGGTGGGCTCCACGCCGAGCGCCCGGACGAGCCGGTTGGCGACGGCGTTGAGGCCCGCGATGACGGGCCGGAAGACCCGGGAGAAGACGTGCTGCGGGCCGGCCACGAAGCGGGCCACCTGGAGCGGCCGGGAGACGGCCCAGTTCTTCGGGACGAGCTCGCCGACGACCATCTGGACGGCGGAGGCGAGCAGCATGCCGATGACGACGGCCACGCCGGGTACGGCGCCCTTGGGGAGGCCGGTCGCTTCGAGCGGCCCGGCCAGCAGGGCGGCGAGGGCGGGCTCGGCGAGCATGCCGACCACGAGGGAGGTGATGGTGATGCCGAGCTGGGTGCCGGAGAGCTGGAAGGACAGCTCCCGCAGGGCTGCGACGACCGTGCGTGCACGGCGGTCGCCCTCGGCCGCGGCGCGTTCGGCCTCGGGTCTCTCGACGGTGACGAGGCCGAATTCGGCCGCCACGAAGAAACCGTTGGCGAGGATCAGGGCGAATGCCGCCACGAGCAGGAGTAGCGGGATGGTCATGCCGCCGCCTCCGGGGGGAGGGCGGCGCGTGTACTACCGGACGATCCGTCCATTGCTGGAGGGAGTCACTCCTCAGGTCGATGGTGCCCACGGGCCACGGGGTCCCGGGGCGTGTGGGAGGGCACGCAGGTGCGCGCCCCGCCCACCAGGTTAGTCATTGGGACCGCCGCCGCAATGGGACGCAGCGTTAGGTGGGCCGGGCTCAGTCGTTCTTCGAGCCGGTTCCACGGGCTTCGGCCAGGGCGCGCAGGGTGCGCGCGTCGGCGATCGCCTGGGCCTTGGCGACCCCCGGCTGGATGCCGAGGGCGGGCAGGCTGGTGCCGTCGCTCAGGTCGAGGAACACCCAGGCGTCGCCGGGGCGGAGGTTGACGCGCAGGATCTGCGCCCACTCCAGGCGGCGGGTGGTGGTGAGGTTGACGACCGTGACCCCGGCCTCGTCGGCGACCACCTTGGGGCGGCTGAGCAGGACGAGGACGGAGGAGAGCAGGGCCGCGGTGAAGACGAAGGCGATCCGCTCACCGGGGTGCAGGGTCTCGAGGATCAGCGCGATCGCGGTGATCGTCACGAACATGGCGGCGCCCACGCCCAGCAGGACGGCCCGGGTGCGGGTCGGCCGGAAGGTGACCGGCAGGGCGGGCGGTGCGGGCTGGGCGGTGGCGTCGGCCATGTTCGTCAGGTGCCTTCGGGTGGTGCCGGATGGAGGCGGGTGTGCGCGGCGGAGCGCCGGCGGACCCGTCAGAGGCGGCAGGCGTGGATCGAGGTGGTGAGGATCGCGCGCGCGCCCAGCTCGTACAGGTCGTCCATGATCCGCTGGGCCTCCTTGGCGGGGACCATGGCGCGGACGGCGACCCAGCCCTCGTTGTGCAGCGGGGAGACGGTCGGCGACTCCAGGCCCGGGGTGAGGGCGACGGCGCGCTCCAGGTGCTCGGCGCGGCAGTCGTAGTCCATCATCACGTAGCTGCGGGCGACCAGGACGCCCTGGAGGCGGCGCAGGAACTGCTGGGCCCGCGGGTCCTCCGGGTCGGTGCCGTTGCCGCGGATGACGACGGCCTCGGAGGTCATGATCGGCTCGCCGATGACCTCCAGTCCGGCGTTGCGCAGGCTGGTGCCGGTCTCGACGACGTCGGCGATGATCTGGGCGACGCCGAGCTGGATGGCGGTCTCGACCGCGCCGTCGAGGTGGACGACGGAGGCCTCGATGCCCTGGTCGGCGAGGTGCTTCGCGACGATTCCCTCGTACGAGGTCGCGATGGTCATCCCGTGGAAGTCCTCGGGGCCCTTCGCGGTGCCGGGGATGGTGGCGTAGCGGAAGGTGGAGCGGCCGAAGTTCAGCGGCAGGATCTCCTCGGCGCTGGCGCCGGAGTCGAGCAGCAGGTCGCGGCCGGTGATGCCGATGTCGAGCTTGCCGGAGGACACGTAGATCGCGATGTCCTTGGGGCGGAGGTAGAAGAACTCCACCTCGTTCTCGGGGTCGACGACCACGAGCTCCTTGGACTCCTTGCGCATCCGGTAGCCGGCCTCATGGAGCATCGCCGACGCCGGTCCGGAGAGTGAACCCTTGTTGGGGACGGCGATGCGCAGCATGGGGCTTCCTTTGGTGCGTAGGTGCGAAAGGGTGTGCTGGTACGGGTACGGACGCGCGGACGCCCCGGCAGGATGTGCCGGGGCCCGCGCGGCCTGGGAACTGCTCCGGCCTAGAGGTGCGCGTAGACGTCTTCGAGGGTGATCCCGCGCGCCACCATCATCACCTGGACGTGGTAGAGCAGCTGGGAGATCTCCTCGGCGGCGGCTTCCTTGCCCTCGTACTCGGCGGCCATCCAGACTTCGGCGGCCTCCTCGACGACCTTCTTGCCGATGGCATGGACACCCTTGCCGACCAGCTCGGCGGTACGGGAGGTGCTCGGGTCACCGTTGGCCTTGAGCTGGAGCTCGGTGAAGAGCTCTTCGAAGCTCTTGGGGGTTTTGTTCGCCATGATGGTCCTCAGAATACGGGGTCCGCGGCTGCCTACTGGCGCCAGGGTTCGCTGACGGTCCGCAGGGTCATGGCGGTGGAGACGGCGGCGGTGACCGCTTCGTGCCCCTTGTCCTCGTTCGACCCCTCGAGCCCGGCGCGGTCCAGCGCCTGCTCGTCGTTGTCGCAGGTCAGTACGCCGAAGCCGACGGGGACTCCGGTGTCGATCGACACCTGTACCAGGCCCTGGGTGACGCCCTGGCAGACGTAGTCGAAGTGCGGGGTGCCGCCGCGGATGACCACGCCGAGGGCGACGATGGCATCGTAACCGCGACCGGCCAGTACCTTCGCCACGACCGGGAGCTCGAAGCTGCCCGGGACCCTCAGCAGGGTGGGCTCGTCGATCCCCAGCTCGTGCAGGGCCCGCAGGGCGCCGTCCACCAGGCCGTCCATGACCTTCTCGTGCCACTGGGCCGCGATGACGGCGACGCGCAGGTCTCCGCAGTTCTTCACGCTCAGTTCGGGTGCGCCCTTGCCGCTCACAGCTCTGCTCCTCGTTGCGATTCGTGTGGTGTTACCGCGTGGGTGGTGCTCTGGGTGGTGCTCGGGTTGGTGTTACTGGTTGCCGCAGGCGGACGCGGGCGGGGCCCCGTCCAGCCAGGGCAGGTCGTGGCCCATCCGGTCCCGCTTGGTGCGCAGGTAGCGCAGGTTGTGCTCGCCCGCTTCCATGGGCATCGGCTCCCGGTCGGAAACCTTGATGCCGTGGCTGATGAGGGCCGCCGACTTCTCGGGGTTGTTGGTCAGCAGCCGGACGCTGTGGACGCCGAGGTCGGCGAGCATCTGCGCGCCCGCCCCGTAGTCGCGGGCGTCGGCCGGCAGGCCCAGTTCCAGGTTGGCGTCGAGGGTGTCGCGGCCGCGCTCCTGGAGTTCGTACGCGCGCAGCTTGGACAGCAGCCCGATGCCTCGGCCCTCGTGGCCGCGCAGGTAGACGATGACTCCGCGGCCGGCGGCCTGGACCCGCTCCATGGCGGTGTGCAGCTGGGGGCCGCAGTCGCAGCGCTGCGACTGGAAGATGTCCCCGGTCAGGCATTCGGAGTGCATGCGGACCAGGACGTCCTCGCCGTCGCCGATCTCGCCGTGGACGAGGGCGACGTGCTCGACGCCGTCGACGGTGGAGCGGAACCCGTACGCGGTGAAGTGGCCGAAGGAGGTCGGCAGGCTGACCTGGGCCTCGCGGCGCACGGTCGGCTCGGCGGAGCGGCGGTAGGCGATCAGGTCCTCGATGGAGATGATCGTCAGTCCGTGCTTGCGGGCGAACGGGATCAGCTCGGGCAGCCGCAGCATGACGCCGTCCTCGCCGGCGATCTCCACGATGGCGCCGGCCGGGCGCAGGCCCGCGAGGCGGGCGAGGTCGACGGCGGCCTCGGTGTGGCCGTTGCGGACCAGGACGCCGCCGGGCTTGGCGCGCAGCGGGAAGACGTGCCCGGGGCGGACGAAGTCGCCGGGGCCCGAGACCCCGTCGGCCAGGAGGCGCAGGGTGGTGGCGCGGTCGGCGGCCGAGATGCCGGTGGTGACGCCGTGGGCGCCGCTCGCGTCGACGGAGACGGTGAAGGCGGTCTGCATCGACTCGGTGTTGTGCTGGACCATCTGGGGCAGTTCGAGCCGCTCCAGCTCGTCGCCCTCCAGCGGGGCGCAGATCAGGCCGCGGCACTCGCTCATCATGAACGCGATGATCTCGGGGGTAGCCTTCTCGGCCGCGATGACGAGGTCGCCCTCGTTCTCGCGGTCCTCGTCGTCGACGACGACCACCGGACGGCCGGCCGCGATGTCGCGGATGGCCTGCTCCACGGGGTCGAGCCGGAAGGTCTCTTCGAGCTCGACGCCGGGCACGGGCTTCAGGACGGGGTTCGGGGAGGTCATGCCGTTGCTCCTTCCAGAGCCGGGGCGGGGTTGGTGCGCGAGCGGAGCCACCAGTCGCGCATGCCCCACAGGACGAGCGCGCCGTAGATGACGTAGACGAAACCGGAGAACGCGTAGCCGTTGGCGAAGTTCAGGGGCACGCCGACCAGGTCGACCAGGAGCCAGGCGAACCAGAACTCGACCATGCCGCGCGACTGGGCGTACATGGCGACGATCGTGCCGACGAAGATGTAGGCGTCGGGCCAGGGGTCCCAGGACAGGGCCGGGTAGGCGGTGAAGAGGAGGGCGACGGCGACGGTGCCGACGGCGGCCGCGGCCACCAGGACACCGCGTTCGCGCCAGGTGGCGAAGCGGACGGCGAGCCCGCCGTCCTGGGCCTGCTGCCGGCCCCGGTTCCACTGGGCGTAGCCCCACGCGGCGACGAGCATGACGACGACCTGCTTGCCGGCGCTGCCGGACAGGTGGCCGGCGGCGAAGGCCACGAAGAGGATCACGCCGGAGAGGAACTGGGCGGGCCAGGTCCATATGGAGCGCCGCCAGCCGAGGGCGAGGGCGATGAGACCGATCGTGTTGCCGATCATGTCGGACCACTTGATGTGCTGGTCGAAGGCGGTGAACGCCTCCGAGTTCAGCCAGTTCAGGGCGCTCATCGTGCCGTCTCCCCCTGTCCGCCGTTCGCGCCGAGCAGCCGCTCCACGTACTTCGCCAGGACGTCGACCTCGAGGTTGACCGGGTCGCCGGGCTTCTTGATGCCCAGGGTGGTCAGCGCGAGGGTGGTGGGGATGAGGCTGATGGTGAACCAGTCGGCGGCGGCCTCGACCACGGTGAGGCTGACGCCGTCGACCGTGATGGAGCCCTTCTCGACCACGTAGCGGGAGAGGTTCTCCGGGAGGGCGACCTTGACGATCTCCCAGTGCTCGGAGGGGGTCCGGTCGAGGATCGTGCCGGTTCCGTCCACGTGCCCCTGGACCAGGTGGCCGCCGAGGCGCCCGCCGAGCGCCATCGGGCGCTCCAGGTTGACCCGGGAGCCCTGGGTGAGGGCGCCGAGGCTGGAACGGTTGAAGGTCTCCTGCATGACGTCGGCGGTGAACTCGCCGTCACCGGTCTCCACGACCGTCAGGCAGACGCCGTTCACGGCGATGGAG contains:
- a CDS encoding phosphoribosyl-ATP diphosphatase, which translates into the protein MANKTPKSFEELFTELQLKANGDPSTSRTAELVGKGVHAIGKKVVEEAAEVWMAAEYEGKEAAAEEISQLLYHVQVMMVARGITLEDVYAHL
- the hisG gene encoding ATP phosphoribosyltransferase encodes the protein MLRIAVPNKGSLSGPASAMLHEAGYRMRKESKELVVVDPENEVEFFYLRPKDIAIYVSSGKLDIGITGRDLLLDSGASAEEILPLNFGRSTFRYATIPGTAKGPEDFHGMTIATSYEGIVAKHLADQGIEASVVHLDGAVETAIQLGVAQIIADVVETGTSLRNAGLEVIGEPIMTSEAVVIRGNGTDPEDPRAQQFLRRLQGVLVARSYVMMDYDCRAEHLERAVALTPGLESPTVSPLHNEGWVAVRAMVPAKEAQRIMDDLYELGARAILTTSIHACRL
- a CDS encoding PH domain-containing protein, which codes for MADATAQPAPPALPVTFRPTRTRAVLLGVGAAMFVTITAIALILETLHPGERIAFVFTAALLSSVLVLLSRPKVVADEAGVTVVNLTTTRRLEWAQILRVNLRPGDAWVFLDLSDGTSLPALGIQPGVAKAQAIADARTLRALAEARGTGSKND
- a CDS encoding hemolysin family protein, which gives rise to MNALQLLFALLLVLANGFFVGAEFALVSVRRSQIEPLAAGSKRARQVLHGLENLPRMMAAAQFGITMCSLTLGAVAEPTVARLLEPVFHAAHVPEGLIHPLGYAVALTAVIFLHLVIGEMVPKNLAMAAPERTALWFSPGLVAFARVCGPVTTALGACATLILRLFKVEPKDEVEAVYTSAQLGRLLKDSRQAGLLEPVEQERLEDALELGSRPVTDVLLAPDRLVTVGPAVTPRQIEQLTVRTGYSRFPVRAESGAFMGYLHVKDVLDLEDRERAVPQRVWRRMTTVCSTLPLDDALTVMRRDATHLAQVADPSGRVLGLVAMEDVLETLVGEVRDPAHRMAPQARRPELRSEGALTG
- the ribH gene encoding 6,7-dimethyl-8-ribityllumazine synthase, whose protein sequence is MSGKGAPELSVKNCGDLRVAVIAAQWHEKVMDGLVDGALRALHELGIDEPTLLRVPGSFELPVVAKVLAGRGYDAIVALGVVIRGGTPHFDYVCQGVTQGLVQVSIDTGVPVGFGVLTCDNDEQALDRAGLEGSNEDKGHEAVTAAVSTAMTLRTVSEPWRQ
- a CDS encoding nicotinamide mononucleotide transporter family protein; the protein is MSALNWLNSEAFTAFDQHIKWSDMIGNTIGLIALALGWRRSIWTWPAQFLSGVILFVAFAAGHLSGSAGKQVVVMLVAAWGYAQWNRGRQQAQDGGLAVRFATWRERGVLVAAAAVGTVAVALLFTAYPALSWDPWPDAYIFVGTIVAMYAQSRGMVEFWFAWLLVDLVGVPLNFANGYAFSGFVYVIYGALVLWGMRDWWLRSRTNPAPALEGATA
- a CDS encoding bifunctional 3,4-dihydroxy-2-butanone-4-phosphate synthase/GTP cyclohydrolase II, which encodes MTSPNPVLKPVPGVELEETFRLDPVEQAIRDIAAGRPVVVVDDEDRENEGDLVIAAEKATPEIIAFMMSECRGLICAPLEGDELERLELPQMVQHNTESMQTAFTVSVDASGAHGVTTGISAADRATTLRLLADGVSGPGDFVRPGHVFPLRAKPGGVLVRNGHTEAAVDLARLAGLRPAGAIVEIAGEDGVMLRLPELIPFARKHGLTIISIEDLIAYRRSAEPTVRREAQVSLPTSFGHFTAYGFRSTVDGVEHVALVHGEIGDGEDVLVRMHSECLTGDIFQSQRCDCGPQLHTAMERVQAAGRGVIVYLRGHEGRGIGLLSKLRAYELQERGRDTLDANLELGLPADARDYGAGAQMLADLGVHSVRLLTNNPEKSAALISHGIKVSDREPMPMEAGEHNLRYLRTKRDRMGHDLPWLDGAPPASACGNQ
- a CDS encoding hemolysin family protein, which gives rise to MTIPLLLLVAAFALILANGFFVAAEFGLVTVERPEAERAAAEGDRRARTVVAALRELSFQLSGTQLGITITSLVVGMLAEPALAALLAGPLEATGLPKGAVPGVAVVIGMLLASAVQMVVGELVPKNWAVSRPLQVARFVAGPQHVFSRVFRPVIAGLNAVANRLVRALGVEPTEEMASARTPGELVSLVRHSAQAGALEQDTADLFVRTISLGELTAQLVMTPRVKVSALQHTATAADVLNLTRATGLSRFPVYRERIDEITGVVHLKDALAVPEAERARTSVSGICVAPLLVPGSLPVQPLLERLRSEQPMAVVVDEYGGTAGVVTLEDIVEELVGEVRDEHDLAEDGSPELAAVPAEDGRPSWEADGSCRVQTLRRIGLEVPEGPYETVAGLVADLLGRIPAPGDRAELPGWKLSVRQVRRYRAERVRLVRTAPDGLGPDRLGSVPAPAELAQVGGR
- a CDS encoding riboflavin synthase, producing the protein MFTGIVEELGEVVAVEELAEASRFRLRGPVVTEDAKHGDSIAVNGVCLTVVETGDGEFTADVMQETFNRSSLGALTQGSRVNLERPMALGGRLGGHLVQGHVDGTGTILDRTPSEHWEIVKVALPENLSRYVVEKGSITVDGVSLTVVEAAADWFTISLIPTTLALTTLGIKKPGDPVNLEVDVLAKYVERLLGANGGQGETAR